In one window of Mus pahari chromosome 3, PAHARI_EIJ_v1.1, whole genome shotgun sequence DNA:
- the LOC110318628 gene encoding olfactory receptor 4C16-like, whose protein sequence is MWLNNNVTEFILLGLTQDPFRKKILFIVFLLFYMGTLLGNLLIIATIKTSQTLGSPMYFFLFYLSLSDTCFSTTIAPRTIVDSLLKEASISFTECIIQVFTFHFFGCLEIFILILMAVDRYVAICKPLHYMTIMSRRVCGVLVAIAWVGSCVHSLVQIFLALSLPFCGPNEIDHYFCDLQPLLKLACSDTYLINLLLVSNSGAICTVSFLMLMVSYVIILRSLRNHSAEGRRKALSTCISHIIVVILFFGPCIFIYTRPATTFPMDKMIAIFYSIGTPLLNPLIYTLRNAEVKNAMKKLWRKKVVSDDRK, encoded by the coding sequence ATGTGGCTGAATAACAATGTGACTGAATTCATTCTACTTGGTCTGACACAGGATCCTTTTAGGAAGAAAATCCTATTTattgtgtttttgcttttttacatGGGGACATTACTGGGTAACTTGCTTATCATTGCTACAATCAAGACAAGCCAGACCCTTGGGagtcccatgtacttcttcctgttTTACTTATCCTTGTCTGACACCTGCTTCTCTACAACCATAGCCCCAAGAACAATTGTGGACTCCTTGCTTAAGGAAGCCTCTATATCGTTCACAGAGTGCATAATCCAagtttttacatttcatttcttcGGCTGTCTGGAGATCTTTATCCTTATCCTCATGGCTGTTGACCGATATGTGGCCATTTGTAAGCCCCTGCACTACATGACCATCATGAGCCGCCGGGTCTGTGGGGTTTTGGTGGCCATAGCCTGGGTGGGATCCTGTGTGCATTCTTTAGTCCAGATATTTCTAGCCTTGAGTTTGCCCTTTTGTGGCCCCAATGAAATCGATCACTATTTCTGTGACTTGCAGCCACTATTGAAGCTTGCCTGTTCAGACACATATTTGATCAACTTGCTTCTGGTATCTAACAGTGGAGCCATTTGTACAGTGAGTTTCCTCATGCTGATGGTCTCCTATGTCATTATTCTTCGTTCTCTAAGAAACCACAGTgctgaaggaaggaggaaagcccTATCTACCTGCATATCCCACATTATTGTGGTCATCCTGTTCTTTGGACCTTGCATCTTTATATACACACGCCCTGCAACAACATTTCCTATGGACAAGATGATAGCTATATTTTATTCAATTGGTACACCTTTGCTCAATCCTCTGATTTACACACTGAGGAATGCAGAGGTGAAAAATGCCATGAAGAAGTTGTGGAGAAAGAAAGTGGTCTCAGATGATCGAAAGTAA